Proteins co-encoded in one Kutzneria chonburiensis genomic window:
- a CDS encoding ABC transporter ATP-binding protein: MTKRFTTAGGTPYTALRDLDLTVAEGEFCAVVGPTGCGKSTTLTLVSGLERPSVGSVTVHGKPVDGITAGVGFMFQTDAILPWKSVLDNVSAGPRFRGVPKKQALESARDWIRRVGLAGFEDRFPHQLSGGMRKRVALAQNLINEPRVILMDEPFSALDVQTRAKMSDELLALWDLTRPAVVFVTHDLEEAIALADTVVVLTAGPAATVKARFRVDLLRPRVVQEIRFEPRFLDIYHQIWEALRAEVDIAYSQSTRLDRAS, from the coding sequence GTGACCAAACGGTTCACCACGGCCGGCGGCACCCCGTACACGGCGCTGCGCGACCTCGACCTCACCGTGGCCGAAGGAGAGTTCTGCGCGGTGGTCGGCCCGACCGGCTGCGGCAAGTCGACCACGCTGACGCTGGTGTCCGGGTTGGAACGGCCGTCGGTCGGTTCGGTGACCGTGCACGGCAAGCCGGTGGACGGCATCACTGCCGGCGTCGGCTTCATGTTCCAGACCGACGCGATCCTGCCGTGGAAATCCGTGCTGGACAACGTCTCCGCCGGTCCGCGGTTTCGCGGCGTGCCGAAGAAGCAGGCACTGGAGTCGGCCCGCGACTGGATCAGGAGGGTCGGCCTGGCCGGGTTCGAGGACCGCTTCCCGCACCAGCTCTCCGGCGGCATGCGCAAGCGGGTCGCGCTGGCCCAGAACCTGATCAACGAGCCGCGGGTGATCCTGATGGACGAGCCGTTCTCCGCGCTGGACGTGCAGACCAGGGCCAAGATGTCCGACGAGCTGCTGGCGCTGTGGGACCTGACCCGCCCGGCGGTCGTGTTCGTCACGCACGACCTGGAGGAGGCCATCGCGCTGGCCGACACCGTGGTGGTGCTGACCGCCGGCCCGGCTGCCACGGTCAAGGCCCGGTTCCGGGTGGACCTGCTCCGGCCCCGGGTCGTGCAGGAGATCCGGTTCGAGCCGCGCTTTCTGGACATCTACCACCAGATCTGGGAGGCGCTGCGCGCCGAGGTGGACATCGCCTACTCGCAGAGCACCCGGTTGGACAGGGCGTCGTGA
- a CDS encoding ZIP family metal transporter, translating to MSSAQIALLGAIAGFTIYLGLPLGRLRAPMPRLKAGLNAVAIGILVFLLWDVLTHAWEPVDEALGHQEIGAALGNGVVLAVCVGIGLLSLVYFDRWSARRGGRPGPGAAAVGELATGTWRSASGQLALMIAIGIGLHNFAEGLAIGNSAAKGELALAVLLIIGFGLHNATEGFGIVAPLTGSRPSWGFLALLGLIGGGPTFVGTLVGQSVVNDTLSIAFLGLAAGSILYVVIELLAVARKAALKEITTWGVFIGLVLGFATDAVITAAGA from the coding sequence ATGTCGTCCGCGCAGATCGCCCTGCTCGGTGCCATCGCCGGCTTCACCATCTACCTCGGCCTGCCGCTCGGCCGGCTGCGGGCGCCGATGCCACGGCTCAAGGCCGGGTTGAACGCGGTCGCGATCGGCATCCTGGTGTTTCTGCTCTGGGACGTGCTCACGCACGCATGGGAGCCGGTCGACGAGGCGCTGGGCCACCAGGAGATCGGGGCCGCGCTGGGCAACGGTGTCGTGTTGGCGGTCTGCGTCGGCATCGGGCTGCTCAGCCTCGTGTACTTCGACCGCTGGTCGGCGCGGCGCGGCGGGCGGCCCGGTCCCGGAGCGGCCGCCGTCGGCGAGCTCGCCACCGGCACCTGGCGCAGCGCCTCCGGGCAGCTGGCGCTGATGATCGCCATCGGCATCGGGCTGCACAACTTCGCCGAGGGGCTGGCCATCGGCAACTCCGCCGCCAAGGGCGAACTCGCGCTGGCGGTGCTGCTGATCATCGGCTTCGGCCTGCACAACGCCACCGAAGGCTTCGGCATCGTCGCCCCGCTCACCGGCAGCCGTCCATCCTGGGGCTTCCTCGCGCTGCTCGGCCTCATCGGCGGCGGCCCCACCTTCGTCGGCACGCTGGTCGGGCAGAGCGTCGTCAACGACACCCTGTCGATCGCCTTCCTTGGCCTGGCCGCCGGATCCATCCTCTACGTCGTGATCGAACTGCTGGCCGTCGCCCGCAAGGCCGCGTTGAAGGAGATCACCACCTGGGGCGTGTTCATCGGGCTGGTGCTCGGTTTCGCCACCGACGCCGTCATCACCGCCGCCGGAGCGTGA
- a CDS encoding dihydrofolate reductase family protein yields the protein MQKVIVAQFVSLDGVTDDPDGSAGTPNGGWAFRYGPGPVAGDKFALGALLRTGVNLLGRTTWELFAGLFASREDDFSRALTAMDKIVATRSGVDVGRWANSTALETDLVSTVRDRVRHQDVVVTGSGCVVDQLIAQDLVDEFRLLVFPTVLGKGRRIFDAASAPLDLTLVSSEDAGSGVLRQVYTRRR from the coding sequence ATGCAGAAGGTCATCGTCGCGCAGTTCGTCTCGCTCGACGGCGTCACGGACGACCCCGACGGCTCGGCCGGCACCCCGAACGGAGGCTGGGCCTTCCGCTACGGGCCCGGCCCCGTCGCCGGCGACAAGTTCGCGCTGGGCGCGCTGCTCCGCACCGGCGTGAACCTGCTCGGCCGGACCACGTGGGAACTGTTCGCCGGGCTCTTCGCCAGCCGTGAGGACGACTTCTCCCGTGCGCTGACCGCGATGGACAAGATCGTCGCGACTCGTTCGGGTGTCGACGTCGGGCGCTGGGCCAACTCGACCGCCCTCGAGACAGACCTGGTCTCGACGGTGCGCGACCGGGTCCGTCACCAGGATGTCGTGGTCACCGGCAGCGGTTGCGTCGTTGACCAGCTGATCGCTCAGGACCTGGTGGACGAGTTCCGGCTGCTGGTGTTCCCGACCGTGCTCGGCAAGGGCCGCCGGATCTTCGACGCCGCGTCAGCACCGCTCGACCTCACGCTGGTGTCGAGCGAGGACGCCGGTTCGGGCGTGCTGCGTCAGGTCTACACGAGACGCCGCTGA
- a CDS encoding ABC transporter substrate-binding protein, with product MVKKSWIGVVAAALVLSAGCANNASQSAGSGSGGSSSGGSGEKVSIMVGGLNKQIYLPFMLAERLGYYKEQGLNVTLQDEGAGVDATTDMVAGKVDGVGGFYDHTIAMQGLGQQLESVVSMLTTPGEVELCRNEVKDQIHSPADWKGHNLGITDVGSSTDFLTQYLAQKNGVDPTSTHRIGVQSGATLIGAMQHGNVDCAMTTEPTVSTMLATGDAYILLDMRTAAGTAKQLGGEYPATSLYMTADYVDKHPDIVQKLVNAYVKTLTWIQGHSGADVAAQMPADYYAGSGKDAYVKAFDSEKGIYNPTGIMPPDGPATDLKVLQAFNPDVKGKSIDLAKTYTDKFVLAAK from the coding sequence GTGGTGAAGAAGTCGTGGATCGGTGTGGTGGCCGCCGCGCTGGTGTTGTCGGCCGGCTGCGCGAACAACGCGTCGCAGAGCGCGGGCAGCGGCTCGGGCGGGAGCTCGTCCGGCGGTTCGGGCGAGAAGGTGTCCATCATGGTCGGTGGCCTGAACAAGCAGATCTACCTGCCGTTCATGCTGGCCGAGCGGCTGGGCTACTACAAGGAGCAGGGCCTGAACGTCACGCTCCAGGACGAGGGTGCGGGCGTCGACGCCACCACGGACATGGTCGCCGGCAAGGTCGACGGCGTTGGCGGCTTCTACGACCACACGATCGCCATGCAGGGGCTCGGGCAGCAGCTGGAGTCGGTGGTGTCCATGCTCACCACGCCCGGCGAGGTCGAGCTGTGCCGCAACGAGGTCAAGGACCAGATCCACTCCCCCGCCGACTGGAAGGGCCACAATCTCGGCATCACCGACGTCGGCTCGTCCACCGACTTCCTCACCCAGTACCTGGCCCAGAAGAACGGCGTCGACCCGACCAGCACCCACCGCATCGGCGTGCAGTCCGGGGCCACCCTGATCGGCGCCATGCAGCACGGCAACGTGGACTGCGCGATGACCACCGAGCCGACGGTGTCCACCATGCTGGCCACCGGTGACGCCTACATCCTGCTGGACATGCGCACCGCCGCCGGCACCGCCAAGCAGCTCGGCGGCGAGTACCCGGCGACCTCGCTCTACATGACCGCCGACTACGTCGACAAGCACCCCGACATCGTGCAGAAGCTGGTCAACGCCTACGTCAAGACGCTGACGTGGATCCAGGGCCACAGCGGCGCCGACGTGGCCGCCCAGATGCCGGCCGACTACTACGCCGGCTCCGGCAAGGACGCCTACGTCAAGGCGTTCGACAGCGAGAAGGGCATCTACAACCCGACCGGCATCATGCCGCCCGACGGGCCGGCCACCGACCTGAAGGTGTTGCAGGCGTTCAACCCGGACGTGAAGGGCAAGTCGATCGACCTGGCCAAGACCTACACGGACAAGTTCGTGCTGGCGGCCAAGTAG
- a CDS encoding phosphatase PAP2 family protein, producing MDDALMRAINSFARATPWLHSLMYGYATYGVALFAALLVAGWWIARRSGNPARVAAAAWAALGTLIAVGINQPLVNTFHEARPYTTAPDLLVLADHTTDFSFPSDHATMAGAVAAGLFLVRHRLVAWLATAAALLMAFSRVYIAAHYPHDVVAGLLLGAVVVLVGWALLRGLLTRLVFLAARTPLRPLVTTGGLP from the coding sequence ATGGACGACGCGCTGATGCGGGCGATCAACTCCTTCGCCCGCGCGACGCCCTGGCTGCACAGCCTGATGTACGGCTACGCCACCTACGGCGTGGCGCTGTTCGCGGCGCTGCTCGTCGCCGGCTGGTGGATCGCCCGCCGCTCCGGCAACCCGGCCCGAGTCGCCGCCGCGGCCTGGGCCGCGCTCGGCACGCTCATTGCCGTAGGCATCAACCAGCCACTCGTGAACACCTTCCACGAGGCTCGCCCGTACACCACGGCGCCCGACCTGCTGGTGCTGGCCGACCACACCACCGACTTCTCCTTCCCCAGCGACCACGCCACCATGGCCGGCGCGGTGGCCGCCGGCCTGTTCCTGGTCCGCCACCGGCTGGTCGCATGGCTCGCAACCGCGGCGGCGCTGCTGATGGCCTTCTCGCGCGTCTACATCGCCGCCCACTACCCACACGATGTCGTCGCCGGCCTCCTGCTCGGCGCCGTCGTCGTGCTGGTCGGCTGGGCCCTGCTCCGCGGACTCCTCACCAGGCTGGTCTTCCTGGCTGCGCGAACCCCACTTCGACCGCTGGTCACGACCGGCGGCCTGCCATGA
- a CDS encoding C39 family peptidase, which produces MLRRVLVSVVALLGVMGAGLATTGVANASTPPGGGNGKVLNVVWQRESYNYWCGPAATRIALSARMGSGLPSQATLAGQLGTTTAGTDNVGLVTGVLNRDLHTSWYETKWMRNDPPTGAQVNLLWSDITYDVDHGYALVVNIDAPASNHPPGYPNYEILHYFTVAGYEPGTDNVYIVDPASGLPGFGAVPQHYWLSLGKLASLVPPKGYSA; this is translated from the coding sequence ATGCTTCGACGGGTGCTCGTTTCCGTCGTCGCGCTGCTCGGTGTCATGGGCGCCGGTCTCGCGACCACCGGTGTCGCGAACGCGTCGACACCACCGGGCGGCGGCAACGGAAAAGTCCTCAACGTGGTCTGGCAGCGGGAATCGTACAACTACTGGTGCGGGCCGGCGGCCACCCGGATCGCGCTGTCCGCGCGAATGGGTTCCGGGTTGCCCAGCCAGGCGACGCTGGCGGGCCAACTCGGCACCACCACGGCCGGCACGGACAACGTCGGGCTGGTGACCGGCGTGCTCAACCGGGACCTGCACACCAGCTGGTACGAGACGAAATGGATGCGCAACGACCCGCCGACCGGGGCCCAGGTCAACCTGCTGTGGTCGGACATCACCTACGACGTCGACCACGGCTATGCGCTCGTGGTGAACATCGACGCGCCGGCGAGCAATCACCCGCCCGGCTATCCCAATTACGAGATCCTGCACTACTTCACCGTCGCCGGATACGAGCCCGGCACCGACAACGTGTACATCGTCGACCCGGCCTCCGGCCTGCCGGGATTCGGCGCCGTGCCGCAGCACTACTGGCTGTCCCTGGGCAAACTGGCCAGCCTCGTTCCGCCGAAGGGTTATTCCGCCTGA
- a CDS encoding ABC transporter permease, which translates to MTAQQAQVEVAPVESLHRRAARRHRVLVHLTQVAVLLVVVGGWQLTVQDSPRSVILYGVPSGIVGRLTTWITEGTAIGSLGDQIVTTLEEALIGFVIGTVLGIVCGVALGRVRFLSEVFGPFIKVLNAIPRIVLGAVFVLAFGLGIESKVLLVIVLVFFGVFFNAFQGTREVDRNFIANASILGASRWQVTRQVVLPSAFTWIIASLHVSFGFALIGAIVGEFLGGTSGLGVLIKNAQGTFDANGVWAAMVIMAVVALIAEWLITRLENRLLRWRPAQLAGPDL; encoded by the coding sequence ATGACCGCGCAGCAGGCACAGGTAGAGGTGGCGCCGGTCGAGTCACTGCACCGCCGGGCCGCCCGCCGGCACCGCGTGCTGGTGCACCTCACCCAGGTGGCGGTGCTGCTCGTGGTCGTCGGCGGCTGGCAGCTGACCGTCCAGGACAGCCCGCGCAGCGTGATCCTCTACGGCGTGCCGTCGGGCATCGTGGGCCGGTTGACGACCTGGATCACCGAGGGCACCGCGATCGGCTCGCTCGGCGACCAGATCGTCACCACGCTGGAAGAGGCGCTGATCGGGTTCGTGATCGGCACCGTGCTGGGCATCGTGTGCGGCGTCGCGCTGGGCCGGGTGCGGTTCCTGTCCGAGGTGTTCGGCCCGTTCATCAAGGTGCTCAACGCCATTCCGCGCATCGTGCTGGGCGCGGTGTTCGTGCTCGCCTTCGGCCTCGGCATCGAGTCGAAGGTGCTGCTGGTGATCGTGCTGGTGTTCTTCGGCGTGTTCTTCAACGCCTTCCAGGGCACCCGCGAGGTCGACCGCAACTTCATCGCCAACGCCAGCATCCTCGGGGCGTCGCGCTGGCAGGTGACCCGCCAGGTGGTGCTGCCGTCGGCGTTCACCTGGATCATCGCCAGCCTGCACGTGAGCTTCGGTTTCGCGCTGATCGGCGCGATCGTCGGCGAGTTCCTCGGCGGCACCTCGGGCCTGGGGGTCCTGATCAAGAACGCGCAGGGCACGTTCGACGCCAACGGCGTCTGGGCGGCGATGGTGATCATGGCCGTGGTCGCGCTGATCGCGGAATGGCTCATCACGCGCCTGGAGAACCGCCTGCTGCGGTGGCGCCCGGCCCAGTTGGCCGGCCCCGACCTGTGA
- a CDS encoding response regulator has translation MIRTLVVDDDYRVARIHAASVARVPGFTCVGEAHTVSEARQAIAESAPDLLLLDFYLPDGDGLSLLRDLAAADGPAPDCIIITAARDLATVRSAMHMGAIYYLVKPFGLPQLRRQLDAYRLWRSQTSGGGEADQATVDALYTLLRGATPSQSADAMMPPTMRKILDAVRLSVEPVGACTLADQLGVSRPTAQRYLSELHRRGAVHLHLEYGRAGRPEHRYAVT, from the coding sequence ATGATCAGAACGCTGGTCGTCGACGACGACTACCGGGTGGCCCGCATCCACGCCGCCAGTGTGGCGCGCGTTCCCGGCTTCACGTGCGTCGGCGAGGCCCACACCGTGTCCGAGGCCCGGCAGGCGATCGCCGAATCCGCACCGGACCTGCTGCTGCTCGACTTCTACCTGCCCGACGGCGATGGGCTGTCCCTGCTGCGCGACCTGGCCGCCGCCGACGGCCCCGCGCCCGACTGCATCATCATCACCGCCGCCCGCGACCTGGCCACCGTCCGGTCGGCGATGCACATGGGCGCGATCTACTACCTGGTCAAGCCGTTCGGGCTGCCGCAGCTGCGTCGCCAGCTTGACGCATACCGGCTGTGGCGATCGCAGACCAGCGGCGGCGGCGAAGCCGACCAGGCCACCGTCGACGCCCTCTACACGCTGCTGCGCGGCGCGACCCCGTCGCAGTCGGCCGACGCCATGATGCCGCCGACGATGCGGAAGATCCTCGACGCCGTACGGCTGTCCGTCGAGCCGGTGGGCGCGTGCACCCTCGCGGACCAGCTGGGCGTGAGCCGTCCCACCGCGCAGCGCTACCTGAGCGAGCTGCATCGCCGTGGCGCCGTTCATCTGCACCTGGAGTACGGCCGCGCGGGACGCCCAGAACACCGGTACGCGGTCACGTGA
- a CDS encoding DUF1345 domain-containing protein encodes MLAVVVGVICTMLAGWRYGLLAGWLVGAGTFVAWLWVIIWPMSGERTSSHAVREDPGRASADALVLVAAVASLAAVGALLSANGGGAGAETVQALVSIGAVGVSWATVHTVFTTRYARLYYGDSPGGVDFNEDEPPCYTDFAYLAFTIGMTFQVSDTELKTKEIRRAALRHALLSYLFGAVIIAAMINLVAGLGK; translated from the coding sequence GTGCTCGCCGTTGTCGTCGGGGTGATCTGCACGATGCTGGCCGGGTGGCGCTACGGGCTGCTGGCCGGATGGTTGGTCGGTGCGGGGACGTTCGTGGCGTGGCTGTGGGTGATCATCTGGCCGATGTCGGGGGAGCGCACCTCGTCCCACGCGGTGCGGGAGGACCCGGGCCGGGCGTCGGCCGACGCGCTGGTGCTCGTCGCGGCGGTTGCGAGCTTGGCGGCCGTCGGCGCCCTGCTTTCGGCCAACGGCGGGGGTGCCGGCGCGGAGACCGTGCAGGCGCTGGTGAGCATCGGGGCGGTGGGGGTCTCCTGGGCCACCGTGCACACGGTGTTCACGACCAGGTACGCGCGCCTGTACTACGGCGACTCGCCCGGCGGGGTGGACTTCAACGAGGACGAGCCACCGTGCTACACCGACTTCGCCTATCTGGCCTTCACCATCGGCATGACGTTCCAGGTCTCGGACACCGAACTGAAGACCAAGGAGATCCGGCGGGCCGCCCTACGGCACGCCCTGCTGTCCTACCTGTTCGGCGCGGTCATCATCGCCGCGATGATCAACCTCGTGGCCGGGCTCGGCAAATAG
- a CDS encoding ATP-binding protein — protein sequence MWRTRPLATQILLCVLAILLATSAAGAVLYANLTDQTLDVQYTQRALDIANTVAQLPEVADALAHKDPDHRIQALAEQVRKNTSASYVVVADRNGVRYSHPTLALIGQRLEEPVVALDGNVHTGIDPGSLGNSANAKVPLRASNGAIIGEVSVGIPEERVSSQIFLQLRDIALYSLLALGIGVLASWLLARGLKRVTFGLELSEIAALLQEREAMLHGIREGVVGIDARGRVSVLNDEARRLLGIRRAGTGSPVAELVPAGRLRDLLVDGPLGNDEIVLTDEFLLVVNRMPVLLAGRPAGHVVTLRDRTELEGLMRELHALTGLTNALRAQEHEFTNRLHVLAGLLGLGETDEAARYLAEVAGGGAAQAGDIQVRIAPAELAALLVAKVTTAAESGVRLIIDADSRLDRGYAETGPLLTVLGNLIDNAVDAVAGGPQPREVTVRITDTADVVRVLVSDTGPGIPATEVEKIFLDGYSTKSTRNGMRRGLGLALVRRLVVRAGGSIEVAAGPGARFEITLPLHTTELEVAR from the coding sequence ATGTGGCGTACCCGCCCGCTGGCAACCCAGATCCTGCTCTGTGTGCTGGCCATCCTGCTGGCGACGAGCGCGGCCGGCGCCGTGCTGTACGCGAACCTGACCGACCAGACCCTGGACGTCCAGTACACGCAGCGCGCGCTGGACATCGCCAACACCGTCGCGCAGCTTCCCGAGGTCGCCGATGCGCTGGCGCACAAGGATCCCGACCACCGCATCCAGGCGTTGGCCGAGCAGGTGCGCAAGAACACCAGCGCCAGCTACGTCGTGGTGGCCGACCGCAACGGCGTGCGGTACTCGCATCCCACTCTGGCGTTGATCGGCCAGCGCCTGGAAGAACCCGTTGTCGCGCTGGACGGAAACGTCCACACCGGCATCGACCCCGGCAGCCTCGGCAACTCCGCCAACGCGAAGGTGCCGCTGCGCGCGTCGAACGGCGCGATCATCGGCGAGGTGTCCGTCGGCATCCCCGAGGAGCGGGTCAGCAGCCAGATCTTCTTGCAGTTACGTGACATCGCGCTGTACTCGCTGCTGGCGCTGGGCATCGGCGTGCTGGCCTCGTGGCTGCTCGCCCGGGGCCTGAAACGAGTGACCTTCGGACTGGAGCTGTCCGAGATCGCCGCGCTGCTCCAGGAACGCGAGGCGATGTTGCACGGCATCAGGGAAGGCGTCGTGGGCATCGACGCCAGGGGCCGGGTGAGCGTGCTCAACGACGAGGCCCGCCGGCTGCTGGGCATCCGCCGAGCCGGCACCGGCAGCCCGGTCGCGGAGTTGGTGCCGGCGGGGCGCCTGCGGGATCTGCTCGTGGACGGCCCGCTGGGCAACGACGAGATCGTGCTGACCGACGAGTTCCTGTTGGTGGTGAACAGAATGCCGGTCCTGCTGGCCGGGCGGCCGGCCGGACACGTGGTGACCCTGCGGGACCGCACCGAGTTGGAGGGCCTGATGCGGGAGCTGCACGCGCTGACCGGGCTGACCAATGCCCTGCGGGCCCAGGAACACGAGTTCACCAACCGTCTGCACGTGCTGGCCGGCCTGCTCGGGCTGGGGGAGACCGACGAAGCCGCGCGCTACCTCGCCGAGGTCGCCGGCGGCGGCGCCGCGCAGGCCGGCGACATCCAGGTCCGGATCGCGCCGGCCGAGCTCGCCGCGTTGCTGGTGGCGAAGGTGACCACCGCCGCCGAGTCGGGTGTCCGTCTGATCATCGACGCGGATTCGCGGCTCGATCGCGGGTACGCCGAGACCGGGCCGCTGCTGACCGTGCTCGGCAACCTCATCGACAACGCGGTCGACGCGGTGGCCGGCGGCCCGCAGCCGCGCGAGGTGACCGTGCGGATCACCGACACCGCCGACGTGGTTCGGGTGCTCGTCAGCGACACCGGGCCGGGTATTCCGGCGACGGAGGTCGAGAAGATCTTCCTCGACGGCTATTCGACCAAGTCCACGCGCAACGGGATGCGGCGCGGCCTGGGACTGGCCCTGGTCCGCCGGCTCGTGGTGCGCGCAGGCGGCTCGATCGAGGTGGCCGCCGGCCCCGGCGCGCGGTTCGAGATCACGCTTCCGTTGCACACCACCGAGTTGGAGGTGGCCAGATGA